A region from the Parabacteroides sp. FAFU027 genome encodes:
- a CDS encoding alpha-2-macroglobulin family protein → MKTKLLFWTMILCGIFALNAQNSSVNDKYQPYWTKIEKAQKEGLPKSALKESRAVLAQAKSDKNGPAILKSLVLIAGLQQTIAPDSVKYLFREMEGMLEENQEPVFKSLLHSALAELYHQSYRREWWVIRQRTAIASDNSDDMSSWTSARYIDVIVSHIKQSLQNQSTLSTVPTEKYALVLDKGKDSPRLRPSMYDLLVYRAVELLQENDFDEYRSIAISALNDLKNINTQKGNGDAYLMAELQRLSFCKGREVSDNQYEQALLALQKKYRNSPISVEVDLALAEFYLENDNDIIPLNEDNSEVEPDNSTKIRNYEKVLQICNEAIRLYPNYDRIGQIQSLKEQILLPFAHFSMPSQLYPGQKAKVKIHYRNLDQLSFRIYRVDAPMMAEIIQTKSKYPEKMVLEQKLSLSNPKPYLEKDTVVEISVSQIGNYRLESSAVSGKEVKNNGSEHFSVSKIAAVSRSAGGVVEVLAADFKSGDPLTNTTVILYKRNYPDQFAEVGRGKTQAHGLFTVDKSKSANAYQVVDGDDVYSPISYLPYSGEPLTTATGADIEQLFTDRIVYRPGQTVYFKGYVYRSSLERGTEAIEQRAVTVLLKDANGREIDKKELVSNEFGSFAGSFILPKQTLNGEFSISTANANYSFSVAEYKLPKFKIELKQSDKTYQFGDNITVKGNAQTFSGVKMDGQVVKYKVTRRMHWFCRWGSRIEKIIATGTAKTDANGQFTISFQAEKDPNSSAYPWLAYNFNVEASLTDKTGETQQADLSVPVGNVSMALDFEMPQDVDREHLPKIIIRANNLSGMPVTAKGSYRLYRYENQTLQEIDDNQKLVREKKPRLEAEFEANKPINTDRWNALTSGEYLIVAETKDEQGRIIKEERRFTLFHFYEKEMPKTAYVWLYKSVTECRVGEGAVMLFGSSADADVLFEVYDNKSLVDRKRLKLNNNVRRVVVQYLSSYGKSITVQFSYFKNGHFFHESVDVKQAEPDRKISMRWSSFRDKTTPGQKEEWKLTVRDREDYPLKAEVLAEMYDLSLDQIRPFNPVFNLPTFTTHALSPWYSEGRGFNNETGWLNFDGKQYKSREFDFDRLNLDINSYRNRSLRAGVMEAKAAVGAVNFDKGTDDISEPFMVLNETKVAITGVQQISTKKITLEQNQKPVTIRKNFGETAFFYPQLKTNKDGDAVVSFTVPDNLSDWKFIGRAHTKDMRTYQLLDTISVRKDLMIESYMPRFVRQGDKVVLTAKISNLSDKAISGIAKVEIFNPFTGKILTNISLNPLPYQLPTDGNTSVAWNLDIPSDAELLGCRFIAESGQFSDGEEQILPVLTKRQLVTEAVPLNLGWTGDKKISLPQGSPSQTDYRITLELVSNPAWYAVHALPVVAEPTSEDLVSWVTALYANSLATHIVASNPGIQNYFKTASLSTNAQEAFRSKLEKNEELKSVLIQETPWVNQAVGETQHKQRLSELLNSNRSKTLTDKALTRITQLQNNDGSFSWYPQMAGSAYLTRFVLSSLSKLSSLGATENNPEIKPILEKAVHYLDADLLKTYEDLKKYNSNWSQTAVLSLSDLQTLVLRAAFPNIEMSAKEKEAYQFYQTLAEQHWVEKSLQEKALTLILMKRLQNQSVATNILKSIKEFGSESPEFGYYFPSLTPDHRWGRTAITVHTQIMDAFELMGTEAPILKKMQIWLLKQKQTEQWNSLPETVDAVYALLKRDSELLAATGKVSVKVGDNVVLKTNDDSPTFEYKAEIPVSDFNKSNREIVFTKTSPGITWGAIYRQYFEDMDKIKAQKGALSVSKTLYREALTGNQKQSQPVTPEMPLRVGDKVIVRLVLKSDRDLDFVHLKDNRAACLEPVEQLSGCRWKDAVCYYQETKDASTQFFFPQLNKGTYVIEYSLWVNRAGSYTAGVASLQCLYAPEFVAHSVGESLSVKP, encoded by the coding sequence ATGAAAACAAAACTTTTATTTTGGACAATGATTCTCTGTGGCATTTTCGCCCTGAATGCGCAGAACTCTTCGGTAAATGACAAATACCAACCTTATTGGACCAAAATCGAAAAAGCGCAAAAAGAGGGGTTGCCTAAGAGTGCATTAAAAGAAAGCCGGGCTGTTTTAGCTCAGGCAAAGTCTGATAAAAACGGTCCGGCCATATTGAAGTCGTTGGTCCTGATAGCCGGGCTACAACAAACGATTGCCCCGGATAGTGTGAAATATCTGTTTAGGGAAATGGAAGGAATGTTGGAGGAAAATCAGGAACCAGTTTTTAAAAGTCTTCTTCACTCCGCTCTGGCTGAACTTTATCACCAGAGTTACCGGCGTGAGTGGTGGGTCATCAGACAACGGACTGCTATTGCTTCCGATAATTCTGATGATATGTCTTCCTGGACTTCTGCCCGGTATATCGATGTCATAGTCAGCCACATCAAACAATCTTTGCAAAATCAATCGACCCTCTCTACTGTTCCGACTGAGAAATACGCTCTGGTATTGGATAAAGGCAAAGATTCTCCGCGGTTACGTCCTTCCATGTACGATTTACTCGTTTACCGGGCAGTGGAGTTGCTACAGGAAAATGACTTCGATGAATACCGGTCAATTGCAATTTCGGCTTTGAATGATTTGAAGAACATAAATACCCAAAAAGGAAACGGGGATGCCTACCTGATGGCTGAATTGCAGCGATTATCATTCTGCAAAGGCCGCGAAGTTTCAGATAACCAGTACGAACAAGCATTATTAGCATTGCAAAAGAAATATAGGAATTCGCCAATTTCGGTGGAGGTTGACCTTGCTTTGGCTGAATTTTATCTTGAAAATGACAATGATATTATTCCCCTGAATGAAGATAATTCAGAGGTTGAACCAGACAACTCTACTAAAATCCGCAATTATGAAAAGGTGCTTCAGATTTGCAATGAGGCGATTCGTCTTTATCCCAATTACGACCGAATCGGACAGATTCAATCCCTGAAAGAACAGATTCTGTTACCGTTCGCCCATTTTTCCATGCCGTCGCAGCTTTATCCCGGTCAAAAGGCTAAAGTCAAAATCCACTACCGGAATCTTGACCAGCTTTCCTTCCGCATTTATCGGGTGGATGCTCCAATGATGGCGGAAATCATCCAGACAAAGAGTAAATATCCGGAGAAAATGGTATTGGAACAAAAACTATCACTCTCCAATCCGAAACCATATCTGGAAAAAGATACCGTAGTGGAAATTTCTGTTTCTCAAATCGGTAATTACCGGTTAGAAAGTTCAGCTGTATCGGGCAAAGAGGTCAAAAACAACGGGTCTGAACATTTCAGTGTAAGTAAAATAGCTGCAGTTAGCCGGTCTGCCGGAGGTGTTGTAGAGGTGCTGGCTGCTGATTTTAAAAGTGGCGACCCTTTGACCAACACCACAGTAATTCTATACAAAAGGAATTATCCCGACCAATTTGCGGAAGTCGGAAGAGGTAAAACACAGGCGCACGGACTTTTTACTGTGGATAAATCAAAATCAGCCAACGCCTATCAGGTCGTGGATGGCGATGATGTTTATTCCCCCATTTCCTATTTACCCTATTCCGGTGAACCCTTGACAACGGCAACGGGTGCTGACATCGAGCAACTATTCACAGACCGCATCGTTTACCGTCCCGGACAGACGGTTTATTTCAAAGGATATGTTTACCGGAGTTCGTTGGAGCGTGGGACGGAGGCCATCGAGCAAAGGGCAGTAACCGTTTTACTCAAAGATGCGAATGGTAGGGAAATAGATAAAAAAGAACTGGTTTCAAATGAATTTGGCTCATTTGCCGGCAGTTTTATTTTACCCAAACAAACCCTAAACGGGGAGTTTTCTATATCTACGGCTAATGCAAATTACTCCTTCTCCGTAGCAGAATACAAACTGCCGAAGTTCAAAATTGAGTTGAAGCAGTCAGACAAAACGTACCAGTTTGGAGATAACATTACCGTCAAGGGAAATGCACAAACCTTCTCCGGCGTGAAGATGGACGGCCAGGTCGTGAAATATAAGGTAACCCGAAGGATGCACTGGTTCTGCCGCTGGGGAAGCCGGATCGAAAAAATAATCGCTACGGGAACTGCTAAAACGGATGCGAACGGCCAGTTTACGATTTCTTTTCAGGCAGAAAAAGATCCTAATAGCTCTGCTTATCCCTGGCTGGCTTACAATTTCAATGTTGAAGCCTCATTGACGGATAAAACCGGAGAAACACAGCAAGCAGACCTGTCTGTTCCGGTTGGCAATGTTTCAATGGCACTTGATTTTGAAATGCCGCAGGATGTGGATCGGGAGCATTTGCCTAAAATAATCATTCGGGCGAATAATCTCAGTGGAATGCCGGTTACAGCAAAAGGCAGCTACCGGCTTTACCGGTATGAAAATCAGACTTTGCAGGAAATAGATGACAATCAGAAGTTGGTGCGCGAAAAGAAACCACGACTGGAAGCCGAATTTGAAGCCAATAAACCGATTAATACCGACCGTTGGAATGCATTGACTTCCGGTGAATATCTGATTGTTGCCGAAACAAAGGACGAACAAGGACGAATAATCAAGGAAGAACGTCGCTTTACCCTTTTCCATTTTTATGAAAAGGAGATGCCAAAGACGGCTTACGTCTGGTTGTACAAATCCGTCACCGAATGTCGTGTTGGCGAAGGAGCCGTGATGCTGTTCGGTTCATCGGCAGATGCCGACGTTCTTTTTGAAGTCTATGACAATAAATCATTGGTTGACCGGAAACGGTTGAAACTCAACAACAATGTAAGAAGGGTAGTTGTGCAGTATCTTTCAAGCTATGGGAAATCCATTACCGTGCAATTCAGTTATTTCAAGAACGGGCATTTCTTCCATGAATCCGTCGATGTGAAACAGGCCGAACCCGATCGTAAAATCTCTATGCGTTGGAGCTCTTTCCGCGATAAAACCACACCCGGACAAAAGGAAGAGTGGAAACTAACTGTTCGTGACCGGGAGGATTATCCCTTAAAAGCAGAAGTGCTGGCGGAGATGTATGACCTGTCATTAGACCAAATCAGACCTTTTAATCCGGTGTTTAATCTTCCTACGTTTACAACTCATGCGTTGAGTCCCTGGTATTCCGAAGGAAGAGGATTTAATAATGAAACCGGTTGGCTGAATTTTGACGGGAAACAGTACAAATCCCGCGAATTTGACTTTGACCGATTAAATCTGGATATCAATTCCTACAGAAACAGGTCATTAAGGGCGGGGGTAATGGAGGCAAAGGCGGCCGTTGGTGCTGTCAATTTTGACAAAGGGACAGATGATATTTCTGAACCATTTATGGTGCTTAATGAAACAAAAGTGGCAATAACCGGAGTGCAGCAAATTTCCACAAAAAAAATAACACTCGAACAAAACCAGAAACCTGTTACAATTCGCAAAAACTTTGGAGAAACAGCCTTCTTCTATCCGCAGCTCAAAACGAACAAAGACGGAGATGCTGTGGTCAGCTTTACTGTACCGGATAATCTTTCAGATTGGAAATTTATCGGAAGGGCCCACACTAAGGATATGCGGACTTATCAGCTGTTGGATACCATTTCCGTCAGGAAAGATTTAATGATTGAATCCTATATGCCGCGCTTCGTGCGTCAGGGTGATAAAGTGGTGTTGACTGCCAAAATCTCAAATCTCTCCGATAAGGCTATTTCCGGAATTGCCAAAGTCGAGATTTTCAATCCGTTTACGGGAAAGATTCTGACTAATATCAGCCTGAATCCTCTGCCTTATCAGCTTCCGACTGACGGTAATACATCGGTCGCATGGAATCTGGATATTCCTTCTGACGCTGAATTATTGGGGTGTCGTTTTATAGCCGAATCCGGTCAGTTTAGCGATGGTGAAGAACAGATTCTACCAGTACTGACCAAACGTCAGTTAGTCACGGAAGCAGTTCCTTTGAATCTCGGATGGACGGGAGATAAAAAGATTTCATTACCCCAAGGTTCACCTTCACAGACCGATTACCGGATTACTCTTGAGTTGGTTTCCAATCCGGCCTGGTATGCTGTTCATGCTTTACCCGTAGTGGCAGAACCGACCTCTGAAGACCTCGTTTCCTGGGTAACGGCTTTGTATGCCAATTCATTGGCAACACACATTGTAGCCTCAAATCCGGGCATACAGAATTACTTCAAGACCGCATCGTTGTCAACAAATGCGCAGGAAGCCTTCCGTTCCAAACTGGAGAAAAATGAAGAGCTGAAATCCGTCCTGATACAGGAAACTCCGTGGGTCAATCAGGCTGTAGGGGAAACGCAACACAAACAGAGATTAAGCGAACTGCTTAATTCCAACCGGTCAAAAACACTTACAGATAAGGCGCTGACCCGAATTACACAATTACAAAACAATGATGGTTCTTTTTCCTGGTATCCGCAAATGGCTGGAAGTGCTTATCTGACTCGCTTTGTACTATCCAGTCTTTCGAAACTTTCATCGTTGGGCGCAACAGAAAATAATCCGGAAATTAAACCAATACTTGAAAAGGCAGTCCACTATCTGGATGCCGACTTGCTCAAAACTTATGAGGATTTGAAGAAGTACAATTCAAATTGGTCCCAGACTGCAGTGCTGTCTCTGTCAGATTTACAGACGTTGGTTTTGCGTGCCGCATTTCCCAATATAGAAATGAGTGCTAAGGAAAAAGAAGCTTATCAATTCTATCAGACACTGGCAGAGCAACATTGGGTTGAAAAGTCATTACAGGAAAAAGCACTGACCTTAATCCTGATGAAGCGTCTGCAAAATCAGTCAGTGGCGACAAATATTCTAAAATCCATCAAAGAATTCGGCAGCGAATCACCGGAGTTTGGGTACTATTTCCCTTCTTTGACACCTGACCACCGATGGGGGCGAACAGCAATAACCGTTCATACCCAAATTATGGATGCCTTTGAGTTGATGGGAACAGAAGCTCCAATTTTGAAGAAAATGCAAATATGGCTATTGAAGCAAAAACAGACTGAACAATGGAATTCGTTGCCTGAAACCGTCGATGCCGTGTATGCTTTACTCAAGAGAGACAGCGAGTTACTCGCTGCAACCGGTAAAGTTTCAGTAAAAGTCGGGGATAATGTTGTTCTGAAAACAAATGACGATTCTCCAACGTTTGAATACAAGGCGGAAATTCCTGTTTCGGATTTCAATAAATCGAATCGGGAAATCGTTTTCACCAAGACAAGTCCGGGGATAACCTGGGGAGCCATTTATCGGCAATATTTTGAAGATATGGATAAAATCAAGGCTCAAAAAGGTGCTTTATCCGTTTCCAAAACATTGTATCGTGAGGCCCTAACTGGTAATCAGAAGCAATCACAGCCGGTTACACCGGAAATGCCTCTTAGAGTAGGCGATAAGGTTATCGTAAGACTGGTTCTAAAATCAGATCGGGATCTGGATTTTGTTCATTTAAAAGATAATCGGGCAGCTTGCCTTGAGCCGGTGGAACAACTTTCGGGATGCCGTTGGAAAGATGCCGTTTGCTATTATCAGGAAACAAAGGACGCTTCCACCCAGTTCTTTTTCCCACAACTTAATAAGGGAACTTATGTGATTGAGTACTCATTGTGGGTCAACCGGGCCGGGAGCTATACCGCAGGCGTTGCATCATTACAATGCTTATATGCACCGGAGTTTGTTGCGCATTCTGTCGGAGAATCTTTGTCTGTTAAGCCATAA
- a CDS encoding acetate uptake transporter, with the protein MHEQGKYIRIEVADPTPLGLTGLAMVTLVAASQKLGWTEGLSMVIPWAIFLGGFAQLMACVYDFKHNNLFGSTAFGIYGFFWLSVGTAWLIKLGVFGAALAQTVDVHQLGFAFLGYLIISLFITVASFRTNKVLIAIMVLIDVLFLGLMMSSFEMGEIWHTIAAWSELFISLLGFYGAGANLLNKFYGRVMLPVGSPIMK; encoded by the coding sequence ATGCACGAACAAGGCAAGTACATTAGAATTGAAGTGGCCGACCCCACCCCGCTGGGATTGACCGGCCTTGCTATGGTTACCCTGGTAGCCGCATCTCAAAAACTGGGCTGGACTGAAGGCCTTTCCATGGTGATTCCATGGGCTATCTTCCTGGGTGGTTTCGCTCAGTTGATGGCATGTGTTTATGACTTTAAACACAACAACCTTTTTGGTTCTACCGCTTTTGGTATCTACGGATTTTTCTGGTTGTCAGTCGGAACCGCATGGTTGATTAAACTGGGCGTTTTCGGAGCTGCTCTGGCACAAACTGTAGATGTTCACCAACTCGGTTTTGCATTTCTGGGTTACCTGATTATCTCACTCTTTATTACGGTGGCTTCGTTCCGCACAAATAAAGTACTGATTGCAATCATGGTACTGATTGATGTGCTTTTCCTTGGCCTGATGATGAGCTCTTTCGAAATGGGCGAAATCTGGCACACCATCGCTGCATGGTCAGAGTTGTTTATCTCTCTGTTAGGCTTCTACGGAGCCGGAGCTAACCTGCTCAACAAATTCTACGGTCGCGTAATGCTTCCTGTAGGTTCTCCAATCATGAAATAA
- a CDS encoding beta-N-acetylhexosaminidase, which produces MKKITAILAALLFTLNMMASEKKARVDLIPVPVHCKVEKGTFTFSPKTEICLTTDNPEMRNAIAILSERFERSAGIQLNVTSNAKGAQVIVCSLSPAITHKEGYKLNVTPHRIEVAAATPAGIFYAMQSLRQLLPAAIDKDSLSSGVKWSVPCMEIEDYPRYPYRGLMLDVCRHFFPVSFVKKYIDYLAYHKMNRFHWHLTDDQGWRIEIKKYPKLTAVSAFRDRTLIGHYSDKPRRWDMTHYGGYYTQEEIRDVIAYAQKRFVTIIPEIEMPGHAEAALAAYPNLSCSGGPFELVGDWGIRKDIYCSREETFLFLQDVLSEVADLFPAPYIHIGGDEAPKLRWLRCFACQERIKKEGLKDGHELQSYFIRRMEDFLQTKGKRIIGWDEILEGGLAPNATVMSWRGTDGGIAAARQHHDVIMTPLQSVYLDHYQGKQADEPLAIGGFTPLSKTYDFDPTPASLKPDEAAHILGVQGNLWTEYIATEAYAEYMAFPRAAAIAETAWSSQVNKDYNAFLNRLNLLLPHYDAMGLRYSRSFQKGE; this is translated from the coding sequence ATGAAAAAAATAACCGCAATCCTGGCCGCACTCTTATTTACCCTGAATATGATGGCATCGGAAAAGAAAGCTAGGGTGGACCTGATTCCTGTCCCCGTGCATTGCAAAGTGGAAAAAGGGACATTTACCTTTTCACCCAAAACAGAAATCTGCCTCACCACCGACAATCCGGAGATGCGAAATGCAATCGCCATTCTCTCCGAACGTTTCGAGCGCAGTGCCGGAATTCAACTTAACGTAACTTCAAATGCGAAAGGCGCACAGGTAATCGTCTGCTCGCTGAGTCCGGCCATTACGCATAAAGAGGGCTATAAACTGAATGTTACTCCACACCGTATCGAAGTTGCGGCAGCCACTCCGGCGGGGATTTTCTACGCGATGCAGAGCCTTCGCCAACTGCTTCCGGCAGCTATTGACAAAGATTCGTTATCTTCCGGTGTCAAGTGGTCAGTGCCTTGCATGGAGATTGAGGATTACCCGCGCTACCCTTACCGCGGACTGATGCTGGATGTCTGCCGCCACTTTTTCCCCGTTTCATTTGTCAAAAAATACATCGACTACCTGGCTTACCACAAGATGAACCGTTTCCACTGGCACCTGACCGATGACCAGGGATGGCGCATCGAGATAAAGAAATACCCGAAACTGACGGCGGTGAGCGCCTTTCGTGACCGCACCCTGATTGGCCACTACAGCGACAAACCGCGCCGCTGGGACATGACGCACTACGGCGGCTATTACACGCAGGAGGAGATACGCGATGTCATCGCGTATGCGCAAAAGCGTTTCGTGACCATCATTCCTGAAATTGAGATGCCCGGTCACGCCGAGGCGGCTTTGGCGGCTTACCCGAATCTTTCGTGCAGCGGAGGCCCGTTTGAATTGGTCGGCGATTGGGGTATCCGGAAGGATATTTATTGTTCGCGTGAAGAGACGTTTCTGTTTTTACAAGATGTATTGAGCGAAGTGGCGGATTTGTTCCCTGCTCCGTATATCCACATCGGGGGAGATGAGGCGCCCAAGTTGCGTTGGTTGCGCTGCTTTGCCTGTCAGGAACGCATCAAAAAGGAGGGATTGAAGGACGGGCACGAACTGCAAAGCTACTTTATCCGTCGCATGGAGGATTTCCTGCAAACGAAAGGGAAACGAATCATCGGTTGGGACGAGATACTGGAAGGGGGTCTGGCGCCGAATGCCACCGTGATGTCGTGGCGGGGAACGGATGGCGGTATCGCAGCTGCACGCCAGCATCACGATGTGATTATGACTCCGCTGCAAAGCGTTTACCTCGACCATTATCAGGGAAAACAGGCGGACGAACCGCTGGCTATCGGCGGTTTCACTCCTTTGTCAAAGACATATGACTTCGACCCCACGCCCGCATCGCTCAAACCCGATGAAGCGGCTCATATCCTCGGGGTGCAGGGAAATCTCTGGACGGAATACATCGCTACCGAGGCCTATGCCGAATACATGGCTTTCCCCCGGGCTGCCGCTATTGCCGAAACGGCCTGGTCTTCTCAGGTAAATAAAGACTACAACGCTTTTCTGAATCGGTTGAATCTCCTTTTACCGCATTACGATGCGATGGGATTGCGTTACAGCCGGTCATTTCAGAAGGGGGAATAG
- a CDS encoding AraC family transcriptional regulator encodes MIHGIALRNILFSLESRGVDFDDLLTEVNLTPDDLYKTDVVVSPVQLGEFLEKTVAKLNDHRIGLKIGFESPFSTLGVLGQIYQSCNTYAEALENMKKHIDLIDTLNYYDFQIKEDGIYHITCIHEDWLENYPMAARQMTEHNIGFNIRNRREFLGRIVKPVKIYTPYPKEGERDLLEEYFDCPIIFGAEYLCIVLPLEMLEWKIPTANPDALQMYESYIQRIKNRRNVWTEHTKQHIFEQMKSTAPSLNLIASLMNLSPRTLQFYLKKEETSFQEQLDLIRFESAKLLLKQPQIPIVEVADRLGFEVQSSFTRFLQKRIGKTPKEFRKELMGE; translated from the coding sequence ATGATTCACGGAATAGCCCTTCGCAATATACTTTTCAGCCTCGAATCCCGGGGCGTTGACTTTGATGACCTGCTCACGGAGGTCAATCTTACTCCGGATGACCTCTATAAGACCGATGTGGTGGTTTCGCCTGTGCAATTGGGTGAATTCCTGGAGAAAACGGTCGCAAAGCTAAACGACCATCGCATCGGACTAAAGATTGGGTTCGAATCGCCTTTTTCCACGTTGGGCGTACTGGGGCAGATTTACCAAAGCTGTAACACCTACGCCGAAGCGTTGGAAAACATGAAAAAGCACATCGACCTGATTGATACGCTCAACTATTATGATTTTCAGATAAAAGAGGACGGTATCTACCACATTACCTGCATTCATGAAGATTGGTTGGAGAATTATCCGATGGCGGCCCGGCAAATGACGGAGCACAACATCGGGTTTAACATACGGAACCGTCGTGAATTTCTGGGGCGCATCGTGAAGCCGGTGAAGATATATACTCCCTATCCCAAAGAGGGCGAGCGCGACTTGCTGGAGGAGTATTTCGACTGTCCGATTATATTCGGGGCAGAGTATCTTTGTATTGTTTTGCCACTGGAAATGCTCGAATGGAAAATTCCGACGGCCAATCCCGATGCCTTGCAGATGTACGAAAGCTACATCCAGCGCATAAAAAACCGGCGTAACGTCTGGACCGAGCATACCAAGCAACATATCTTTGAGCAAATGAAGAGTACGGCTCCGTCACTCAACCTGATAGCGTCGCTGATGAATCTCTCCCCGCGCACATTGCAGTTTTATCTGAAAAAAGAGGAGACTTCGTTTCAGGAGCAGCTCGACCTGATACGTTTCGAGTCGGCCAAGTTATTGCTGAAACAGCCGCAAATTCCTATTGTTGAAGTTGCCGACCGTCTCGGCTTCGAAGTGCAAAGCTCCTTTACCCGTTTTCTGCAAAAGCGTATCGGGAAAACGCCGAAGGAGTTCCGAAAGGAGCTGATGGGAGAGTGA
- a CDS encoding TolC family protein, producing the protein MKIGVFGIVVVCSVVTAQAQQKFTLEDCRRMAIDNNKELKISQEKITEEHSKKKAAFTKYLPDVSFTGTYLRNSKNISLLSEDAYLPVGTVMSDGSFGFRADQVNNSWTMVNGSAVPLDKNGNPFNPKTNPEKILWKDYAIIPKEAFEMDMKNVFAGILTVTQPIYMGGKIKAYNEITKFAEELAKTKHNTNRQDIILKTDENYWQVVSLANKKKLAEGYVKLLQKLDADVQTSIATGVATKADGLTVKVKLNEAETVLSKVENGLSLSRMSLCQLCGISLQSEFILNDENTPTEPEMVIASGDANRAFTNRPELKSLDLATKIYKKKESLVIADLLPQVAMTGSYILSNPNSYNGYETKFGGMWNVGVAVHVPIFHWGENFHNLKAAKSETRVAQLQLDEVKEKIELQVNQAVYKSNEASKRLIAAKKNMEKAEENLRYATLGFNEGVIPASNVLEAQTAWLSANSEKIDAEIDVRLCKVYLAKALGENLDLPNPSKGGASGSGK; encoded by the coding sequence ATGAAAATAGGCGTATTCGGAATCGTTGTTGTATGCAGTGTGGTAACTGCACAGGCACAGCAAAAATTCACCCTCGAAGATTGCCGCCGCATGGCCATCGACAACAACAAGGAACTCAAAATCTCTCAGGAGAAAATCACCGAAGAGCATAGCAAAAAGAAAGCGGCATTTACCAAATACCTGCCCGATGTCTCCTTTACCGGAACTTACCTGCGCAACAGCAAAAACATCTCCCTGCTGAGTGAAGATGCTTACCTGCCGGTGGGAACGGTGATGTCTGACGGTTCATTCGGCTTTCGGGCGGACCAGGTCAACAATTCCTGGACAATGGTAAACGGAAGTGCTGTTCCTCTGGACAAAAACGGCAATCCATTCAATCCCAAGACCAATCCCGAAAAAATCCTCTGGAAAGATTACGCCATCATCCCCAAAGAGGCTTTCGAGATGGACATGAAGAATGTCTTCGCCGGTATCCTGACCGTGACGCAGCCTATCTATATGGGCGGTAAAATCAAGGCTTACAACGAAATCACCAAATTTGCAGAGGAGCTGGCCAAAACCAAACACAACACCAACCGGCAGGACATCATCCTGAAAACGGACGAAAACTACTGGCAGGTGGTTTCATTGGCCAACAAGAAAAAACTGGCGGAAGGTTATGTGAAACTCCTTCAGAAACTGGATGCCGATGTGCAGACCTCTATCGCTACCGGCGTAGCTACCAAGGCGGACGGACTGACCGTGAAGGTGAAACTGAATGAAGCGGAAACCGTTTTATCCAAAGTCGAAAACGGGTTGAGCCTGAGCCGGATGTCCTTGTGCCAATTGTGTGGAATTTCCCTTCAATCCGAATTTATCCTGAATGATGAAAATACCCCTACTGAACCGGAAATGGTTATCGCTTCGGGTGATGCAAACCGGGCATTTACCAATCGACCGGAACTTAAATCACTGGATTTAGCCACCAAAATATACAAGAAAAAAGAGTCACTGGTAATTGCCGACCTGTTGCCGCAAGTTGCAATGACCGGAAGCTATATCTTGTCGAATCCCAACAGCTACAACGGTTACGAAACCAAATTCGGTGGAATGTGGAATGTGGGCGTGGCAGTGCATGTCCCGATATTCCACTGGGGCGAAAACTTTCACAACCTGAAAGCCGCCAAAAGCGAAACCCGTGTAGCCCAACTCCAGTTGGATGAGGTAAAGGAGAAAATCGAATTGCAGGTCAATCAGGCGGTGTACAAATCCAACGAAGCCTCTAAGCGCCTCATCGCTGCGAAAAAGAATATGGAGAAAGCGGAAGAGAATCTGCGTTATGCAACATTAGGATTCAACGAAGGAGTAATCCCCGCTTCCAATGTACTCGAAGCTCAGACTGCCTGGCTTTCGGCAAACTCCGAAAAGATAGATGCGGAGATTGACGTAAGGCTTTGCAAGGTGTATCTGGCAAAAGCGTTAGGGGAAAACTTAGACCTCCCCAACCCCTCCAAAGGAGGGGCTTCTGGTTCCGGCAAATAA